From Cognatishimia activa, one genomic window encodes:
- a CDS encoding ammonium transporter: protein MNGADTAWIIVATALVLFMTLPGLALFYGGLVRARNVLSVFMHCYAIACLMSVLWLVAGYSIAFGGGTSGFWGGLDKMFLSGITADTLSGTLPEVLFFAFQMTFAIITPALIVGAYVERIGFGFVLLFSALWMLLCYAPVVHWVWGGGFLADGGIFGETGVRDFAGGIVVHETAGIAALLLAVVLGPRKNKTTPPHAPWMVMIGAAMLWVGWFGFNGGSQLAADGGAAMALTVTHISAATASLTWAIWEKIKYGKASLVGLVTGTIAGLASITPASGFVGPVEALVIGAVAGILCQEAVNVIRNGLKIDDTLDVFAVHGVGGIFGTIMIAVFGQGAWAAQLGSLAIVGVFTVVVTMVLIYVVKAITPLRVDAETETNGLDLAVHGERAYDVSS from the coding sequence ATGAACGGAGCGGATACCGCTTGGATTATCGTCGCCACAGCCCTAGTGCTGTTTATGACCCTGCCGGGTCTGGCTTTGTTTTATGGCGGCCTTGTGCGCGCGCGCAACGTATTGAGCGTTTTCATGCACTGCTACGCCATCGCCTGCTTGATGAGCGTCTTGTGGTTGGTCGCAGGATACTCCATCGCTTTCGGCGGTGGCACATCAGGCTTCTGGGGCGGTCTGGACAAGATGTTCCTTTCAGGCATCACTGCTGACACCCTGTCAGGCACCCTGCCCGAAGTTCTCTTCTTTGCCTTTCAGATGACCTTTGCGATCATCACCCCGGCACTGATCGTCGGTGCCTATGTAGAACGCATTGGCTTTGGCTTTGTTCTTCTCTTCTCTGCTCTTTGGATGCTGCTTTGCTACGCACCGGTGGTTCACTGGGTCTGGGGCGGCGGCTTTCTTGCAGATGGCGGCATCTTCGGCGAAACCGGCGTGCGCGACTTTGCTGGCGGCATCGTGGTTCACGAAACAGCAGGTATCGCAGCGCTCCTGCTGGCGGTTGTTCTTGGTCCACGCAAAAACAAGACAACACCACCGCATGCACCTTGGATGGTGATGATTGGCGCAGCGATGCTTTGGGTTGGCTGGTTCGGCTTTAATGGCGGCTCGCAGCTGGCCGCAGACGGCGGTGCGGCAATGGCTCTGACTGTTACACATATCTCTGCTGCAACCGCATCTTTGACCTGGGCAATTTGGGAAAAGATCAAATACGGCAAGGCATCTCTGGTGGGTCTGGTCACAGGTACCATCGCAGGTCTTGCGTCCATCACTCCGGCATCTGGTTTTGTTGGCCCTGTGGAAGCTCTGGTCATCGGTGCCGTCGCGGGTATCCTGTGCCAGGAAGCCGTTAACGTGATCCGCAATGGACTGAAAATCGACGACACTCTGGACGTATTCGCTGTCCACGGAGTTGGCGGCATCTTCGGCACCATCATGATCGCAGTCTTCGGTCAGGGCGCATGGGCGGCTCAGCTGGGCTCCCTCGCAATTGTTGGGGTCTTCACAGTGGTTGTCACCATGGTTCTGATCTACGTGGTCAAAGCCATCACACCTCTGCGTGTCGATGCAGAAACCGAGACCAATGGTCTGGATCTGGCTGTGCACGGAGAGCGTGCTTACGACGTCAGTTCCTAA
- a CDS encoding CinA family protein, with translation MSLANDVLEAAKSKGVMIATAESCTGGLVFAALTDIAGSSAVMERGFVTYTNDAKQEMLGVSSKTLDAVGAVSEDVAKEMAEGAVSNSKAQIAVSITGIAGPGGSEHKPEGRVCFGITNGKSTITETVEFGALGRENVRKAAQNHALSLLQKAISQY, from the coding sequence ATGAGCCTTGCTAACGATGTCTTAGAAGCCGCCAAATCCAAAGGCGTGATGATCGCGACCGCCGAAAGCTGCACCGGTGGTTTAGTCTTTGCAGCACTGACAGACATCGCTGGGTCCTCCGCAGTCATGGAACGTGGCTTCGTGACTTACACGAATGACGCCAAGCAAGAGATGCTGGGCGTCTCTTCCAAGACACTCGATGCAGTTGGCGCTGTCTCAGAGGACGTGGCCAAAGAAATGGCTGAAGGTGCTGTTTCCAACAGCAAGGCTCAGATCGCGGTATCGATCACGGGCATCGCCGGCCCCGGCGGTTCAGAGCACAAGCCGGAAGGTCGTGTCTGTTTTGGCATCACAAATGGCAAGAGTACGATTACTGAAACGGTTGAATTCGGAGCACTTGGCCGCGAAAATGTGCGCAAGGCGGCGCAGAATCACGCATTGTCGCTGCTCCAAAAGGCAATTTCTCAATACTGA
- a CDS encoding phosphatidylglycerophosphatase A gives MQTMSQNSAAKWVATVGGAGFLRPAPGTWGSAVAVGLALLLHYLGGFPVLAIATLLVFPIGWWATAQYTQQSDDHDPSEVVIDEVAGQWIALLVTSYGAWRMGADPLALYPGWIAGFLLFRLFDITKPNLVGWADRRGDALGVMLDDVIAGVYAAICTGILAALFHLVIL, from the coding sequence ATGCAAACTATGTCTCAAAATTCAGCGGCCAAATGGGTCGCAACGGTCGGCGGTGCTGGCTTTTTACGCCCTGCCCCAGGCACCTGGGGATCAGCCGTTGCCGTCGGCCTTGCGCTATTACTTCATTATCTAGGCGGCTTCCCGGTTTTGGCCATTGCGACCCTATTGGTTTTCCCAATCGGCTGGTGGGCAACCGCACAGTACACGCAGCAATCTGACGATCATGACCCAAGCGAAGTGGTCATCGATGAGGTGGCCGGACAGTGGATCGCATTACTTGTGACCAGCTATGGCGCTTGGCGAATGGGGGCTGATCCGCTCGCGCTGTACCCCGGATGGATTGCAGGCTTCTTACTGTTCCGCCTGTTTGACATCACCAAGCCGAACCTCGTGGGTTGGGCGGATCGACGCGGCGATGCACTCGGCGTGATGCTGGATGACGTGATCGCGGGTGTATATGCAGCGATTTGCACGGGCATACTGGCCGCGCTCTTTCATCTGGTGATCCTATGA
- the dusB gene encoding tRNA dihydrouridine synthase DusB, producing MSIRLGDLTLDPPVFLAPLAGITDLPFRELVAEFGAGLVVSEMIASQDLLNAKPGVREKAELGFGVEGTAVQIAGCEAYWMAEAARFAEASGARIIDINMGCPAKKVTSSSGAGASGSALLRDLDHALTLIEAVVDAVSVPVSLKTRLGWDDALLNAPELAKRAEDAGIQMITIHGRTRCQFYKGSADWAAIRNVKEAVSLPVIANGDIVDATTAREALELSNADGVMMGRGVQGAPWTLAQVAAEIFGGASPEVPQGHDFIEMVSKHYQAMLRFYGSDLGVRVARKHLGWYMDHAQTPKVLRNQVLTAKTEREVLALLPVALSPAEERTAA from the coding sequence TTGAGCATTCGTCTCGGAGACCTGACATTGGACCCGCCTGTGTTTCTGGCCCCATTGGCCGGGATCACCGATTTGCCATTTCGCGAACTTGTCGCGGAATTTGGCGCGGGTCTTGTCGTATCTGAAATGATCGCCTCTCAGGACCTGCTGAACGCCAAGCCCGGTGTGCGCGAAAAGGCTGAACTGGGTTTTGGCGTCGAAGGTACAGCTGTTCAGATAGCAGGATGCGAAGCCTACTGGATGGCCGAAGCCGCGCGTTTCGCAGAAGCCAGCGGTGCGCGGATCATAGACATCAATATGGGCTGTCCGGCAAAGAAGGTAACCAGCAGCAGCGGGGCCGGGGCTTCTGGTTCAGCGTTGCTGCGTGATTTGGATCATGCACTGACGTTGATTGAAGCTGTCGTGGATGCGGTCAGTGTGCCTGTATCGCTTAAAACCCGGTTGGGCTGGGATGATGCGCTTCTGAACGCACCGGAACTTGCTAAACGGGCAGAAGATGCTGGCATTCAAATGATTACTATTCACGGGCGGACCCGCTGTCAGTTCTATAAGGGCTCTGCTGATTGGGCTGCCATTCGCAATGTGAAAGAAGCAGTGTCGCTTCCGGTTATTGCCAATGGAGACATCGTCGATGCGACCACCGCACGCGAGGCTCTTGAGCTTTCCAACGCGGATGGCGTCATGATGGGGCGTGGTGTTCAGGGTGCGCCTTGGACGCTTGCTCAAGTGGCTGCAGAGATATTCGGTGGAGCATCTCCTGAAGTTCCACAAGGGCATGATTTTATTGAAATGGTTTCAAAACATTATCAGGCAATGCTGAGGTTCTACGGTAGCGACCTAGGGGTGCGCGTTGCTCGTAAGCATCTGGGTTGGTACATGGACCACGCTCAGACGCCCAAGGTGCTTAGAAATCAGGTTCTTACCGCGAAAACCGAACGTGAAGTACTGGCGCTATTGCCGGTTGCGCTTTCACCCGCTGAAGAAAGGACCGCCGCATGA
- a CDS encoding two-component system sensor histidine kinase NtrB, with protein MIDNAALWSSLPVPAVLVDADDNILEINGVAESFLNASAKSLRGVPVWDRIAVDAPLEDAFSRARNLGTPLFVNDVDVGTGNAPPLQCNVQVSQLVDGDGEMIILISPRELASRAGKSDSVKSAAKSAIGMAEMLAHEIKNPLAGITGAAQLLSMNLSQADLELTDLIVEESRRIVKLLEQVEQFGNLQPPAKHAVNIHDVLDRARRSALLGFGGHMTIVEDYDPSLPYALGDADQLLQVVLNLLKNAAEAADKKGTIRIRSYFEHSFKLRRSDGTGQSLPLQIEITDDGPGLPQDIKGDIFDPFVSGKENGTGLGLALVSKIISDHGGWISVDSIPGRTVFRISLPRAPKDLVPPEES; from the coding sequence ATGATCGATAACGCAGCTTTGTGGTCTTCTTTGCCGGTTCCTGCTGTGCTTGTGGATGCGGATGACAACATCTTAGAGATCAATGGTGTCGCTGAAAGCTTCCTGAATGCCTCGGCGAAATCCCTCCGTGGTGTGCCTGTTTGGGATCGCATCGCTGTCGACGCACCATTAGAAGACGCCTTCAGCCGGGCTAGGAATTTGGGAACACCACTGTTCGTAAATGACGTTGATGTCGGCACCGGCAACGCACCACCGCTGCAATGCAACGTCCAAGTTTCTCAATTGGTCGACGGAGATGGGGAAATGATCATTCTGATCTCCCCAAGAGAGCTTGCAAGCCGCGCAGGTAAGTCAGATTCTGTCAAAAGCGCCGCGAAATCGGCGATTGGTATGGCAGAGATGCTGGCCCATGAGATCAAAAACCCTCTTGCAGGCATAACTGGTGCCGCGCAGCTGTTGTCTATGAACCTCTCTCAGGCCGATTTGGAATTGACTGATCTGATCGTAGAAGAGAGCCGCCGTATCGTGAAGCTTTTGGAGCAGGTGGAGCAATTCGGAAACCTGCAGCCACCCGCCAAACACGCGGTGAACATCCACGACGTGCTGGATCGCGCGCGCCGGTCCGCACTGCTTGGTTTCGGCGGGCACATGACCATTGTCGAAGACTATGACCCATCACTTCCTTACGCATTGGGAGACGCGGATCAGTTGCTTCAAGTCGTGCTAAACCTTCTTAAGAATGCAGCAGAAGCCGCTGACAAGAAAGGTACTATTCGCATTCGGAGCTACTTCGAGCATAGCTTTAAGTTGCGCCGTAGCGACGGCACTGGTCAGTCGTTGCCGCTTCAAATCGAAATCACGGACGATGGCCCTGGATTGCCGCAGGATATCAAAGGCGACATCTTTGATCCTTTTGTCTCTGGCAAAGAGAATGGCACCGGTTTGGGCCTAGCGCTCGTCAGCAAAATCATCTCGGATCACGGGGGGTGGATTTCAGTGGATTCCATTCCTGGCCGCACCGTTTTCAGAATTTCACTTCCAAGGGCCCCAAAAGACCTTGTTCCTCCAGAGGAGAGCTAA
- a CDS encoding sigma-54 dependent transcriptional regulator encodes MDGTVLVADDDRTIRTVLTQALTRAGCKVHATSSLTTLMRWVGEGKGDVVITDVAMPDGNGLEMLPKISDDRPGLPVIVISAQNTIMTAIQAAEADAYDYLPKPFDLPDLMKRTAKALSEKRTVSASPTQDGERPEELPLVGRTPVMQQLYRVVARVMNTDLPVLVSGESGTGKSLIAKEIHDFSDRRNMPFVTVTKSDLSDIEGPARIFARAKSGTILLDEVGDFDDEDQARLVRMIDNPGDQAPRFMATSQQDLMELVEKGKVRQDLFYRLNGAALHVPSLRERVDDIPLLIEHFLGRSERDGGPLRVFSADARELFRAYSWPGNVRQLENAVKRLILTARGEEISRSEAEAVLGSQPEAVPLLGGGESEKLSGAVERHLRRYFDLHGNILPPPGLYSRILREIELPLIEIALDATGGNQAKCADLLGINRNTLRKKITDLDIHVTRRRKLM; translated from the coding sequence ATGGATGGCACCGTACTAGTCGCGGATGATGACCGCACAATCCGCACCGTTTTGACCCAAGCGCTGACACGCGCGGGGTGTAAAGTGCATGCGACCAGCTCTTTGACAACCCTGATGCGTTGGGTTGGTGAAGGCAAAGGCGATGTGGTGATCACTGACGTGGCCATGCCAGACGGCAATGGCTTGGAAATGCTGCCAAAGATTTCCGATGATCGTCCGGGGCTTCCGGTGATCGTGATCTCTGCACAAAACACCATCATGACAGCCATTCAAGCTGCAGAAGCAGACGCCTATGACTATCTGCCTAAACCGTTTGACCTGCCGGATTTGATGAAGCGCACAGCCAAAGCGTTGAGTGAAAAACGCACTGTATCTGCGAGCCCGACGCAGGATGGGGAGCGCCCGGAAGAGTTGCCTCTTGTTGGTCGTACTCCGGTAATGCAGCAGCTTTATCGCGTTGTGGCACGGGTTATGAATACGGATTTACCAGTGCTCGTTTCTGGTGAATCTGGAACCGGTAAATCGCTGATTGCGAAGGAGATTCACGATTTCTCCGATCGTCGGAACATGCCGTTTGTGACAGTTACCAAATCTGATCTGAGTGACATCGAAGGCCCAGCCAGGATTTTCGCCCGCGCCAAGAGTGGCACCATTCTGTTGGATGAGGTTGGCGATTTTGACGATGAAGATCAGGCGCGTCTTGTGCGAATGATCGACAATCCCGGAGATCAGGCCCCACGCTTTATGGCGACAAGTCAGCAGGACCTGATGGAGTTGGTCGAAAAAGGCAAAGTGCGACAGGATCTCTTTTATCGTCTCAACGGTGCAGCCCTGCACGTGCCCAGCCTGCGTGAGCGCGTGGATGACATTCCGCTTTTGATCGAACATTTTCTTGGACGTTCTGAACGCGATGGGGGTCCGCTTCGTGTCTTCTCAGCAGACGCGCGCGAGCTTTTCCGGGCCTACAGCTGGCCTGGGAATGTGCGCCAGCTTGAAAACGCAGTTAAGCGATTGATTCTCACTGCACGTGGCGAGGAAATCTCGCGTTCCGAGGCCGAAGCAGTACTTGGCAGCCAACCCGAAGCGGTTCCACTACTGGGTGGCGGCGAAAGCGAGAAACTGTCCGGTGCTGTCGAGCGTCATCTGCGTCGTTACTTTGACCTACACGGAAATATCCTGCCACCGCCCGGATTATACTCACGAATCCTGCGTGAAATAGAATTGCCACTGATCGAAATCGCACTTGATGCGACAGGGGGCAATCAGGCGAAATGTGCGGATTTGCTTGGCATCAATCGCAATACTTTGCGCAAGAAGATCACCGATCTGGATATTCACGTGACACGCCGCCGCAAGTTGATGTAA
- a CDS encoding sensor histidine kinase NtrY-like: MATRTKTSHWLRLRRLRRQRRAQNFATYGLVILGPILAATTFYVFGPLDQGSSSNSLRSILLADLVYVLLVAALVMQRVVRMIASRRAKSAGSRLHLRLTGAFALMALAPAVTMAIFAGLTINIGLEGWFSDRVSKVVGSSVAAAEAYEAEHVSNLEIDVRAVANFINSSRKNSDKVFLTGDFRGLLSQAQTGIQRGLREAYIIDGTGELLARGERSYLFDFERPTEDQIAEATETGLLIIRDLEQNELRALVPLQRFVDRFLYVSRSVDGDIFGLLDETKETAKLYAQLENERGDVFIRFGLIYMGFAVILILAATWLGLLFAERLSRPVGRLTDAAQQVGGGDLNVQVVEEDGDDEIAMLGRYFNQMTRQLNAQRQTLLENTDQIERRRRLFDSVLGSVTSGVIGLDALGRITFLNRSAEHVLDHDQHEAMVPLAVAIPEFDEIFTGLRESGAEVAQEEIKVVRDGKLESLLVRIATRRNEDGALEGYVVAFDEVTDLVTAQRMAAWGDVARRIAHEIKNPLTPIQLSAERLKRKFSPRVGDDSEKLDQMTDVIVRQTNDLRRIVDEFSKFARMPEPERRDVDISQLLQDAVLLQEAGQPTVTFKTDIAAKGVRAHADDTMLNQALTNLIKNAGEAIESLENKGTVEGLKPEIRVTLKLRDTDCVISIADNGIGLPEDRAKLFEPYVTTRDKGTGLGLPIVKKIIEEHGGALALLDAPVFEGNAHYGAMAEVTLPVTSAAIAERKD; this comes from the coding sequence GTGGCAACCCGGACAAAAACATCACATTGGTTGCGTCTAAGACGGCTTAGACGCCAGCGCCGTGCGCAGAATTTCGCCACTTACGGATTGGTCATTTTGGGGCCAATTCTTGCTGCAACGACGTTCTACGTATTTGGTCCATTGGATCAGGGCAGCTCATCAAATTCGCTTAGATCAATACTGCTCGCGGATTTGGTCTATGTGCTTCTTGTCGCTGCATTGGTCATGCAGCGTGTTGTGCGTATGATTGCCTCTCGCCGCGCGAAATCAGCGGGCTCTCGGTTGCACCTTCGTTTGACGGGGGCCTTTGCGCTAATGGCGCTGGCACCAGCGGTCACCATGGCGATCTTTGCTGGCCTCACCATCAATATCGGCCTGGAAGGCTGGTTTTCAGACCGCGTGAGCAAAGTGGTGGGCAGTTCTGTTGCCGCAGCGGAGGCCTATGAAGCTGAGCATGTTAGCAATTTGGAAATCGATGTTCGGGCAGTCGCAAATTTCATAAATTCTAGCCGCAAGAACAGCGATAAGGTCTTTCTCACCGGCGACTTTCGCGGTTTGCTAAGCCAAGCCCAGACCGGCATTCAGCGTGGGTTGCGTGAAGCTTACATTATTGATGGCACCGGCGAATTGCTCGCGCGTGGTGAGCGATCCTACCTATTTGATTTTGAACGCCCGACAGAGGACCAGATTGCTGAGGCAACTGAAACAGGTCTTCTGATCATTCGAGATCTGGAACAAAACGAATTGCGGGCTTTGGTTCCACTACAGAGGTTTGTTGATCGATTCCTCTATGTCAGCCGTTCGGTGGACGGCGACATTTTTGGATTGCTGGATGAAACCAAAGAAACTGCCAAGCTTTATGCTCAGCTTGAAAATGAACGCGGTGATGTCTTTATCCGCTTTGGCCTGATTTATATGGGGTTTGCTGTCATTCTGATCTTGGCGGCGACCTGGCTTGGCTTGCTGTTTGCTGAGCGTCTTTCGCGTCCGGTCGGGCGCCTGACAGATGCGGCTCAGCAAGTTGGGGGCGGCGATCTGAATGTGCAGGTGGTCGAGGAAGATGGCGACGATGAAATCGCCATGCTCGGTCGGTATTTCAACCAGATGACCCGCCAATTGAACGCGCAGCGCCAGACTTTGCTTGAAAACACCGATCAGATCGAGCGCCGTCGGCGTCTCTTTGACTCGGTTCTGGGGTCTGTGACCTCTGGCGTGATTGGTCTGGATGCATTGGGGCGAATTACTTTCCTGAACCGATCAGCCGAACATGTACTGGACCACGATCAGCATGAAGCCATGGTGCCTTTGGCCGTGGCCATTCCGGAATTTGATGAGATTTTCACGGGATTACGCGAGTCTGGTGCTGAAGTCGCTCAGGAAGAGATCAAAGTGGTGCGTGACGGCAAGCTGGAAAGCTTGCTTGTGCGCATCGCGACGCGACGCAACGAGGATGGTGCGCTGGAAGGCTATGTTGTGGCCTTTGATGAGGTGACGGACCTTGTGACGGCTCAGAGGATGGCGGCATGGGGTGATGTGGCGCGCCGCATTGCGCATGAGATCAAGAACCCGCTAACGCCCATCCAGCTGTCTGCAGAACGTCTAAAACGCAAGTTTTCTCCGCGTGTGGGGGATGACTCTGAAAAGCTCGATCAGATGACGGATGTGATTGTGCGTCAGACAAATGATCTGCGCCGCATTGTTGATGAGTTTTCGAAATTCGCCCGTATGCCAGAGCCCGAGCGGCGTGATGTGGATATCTCTCAGCTCTTGCAAGACGCAGTTCTATTGCAGGAGGCTGGTCAGCCAACGGTGACCTTCAAGACCGACATTGCCGCCAAGGGCGTCCGCGCGCATGCGGATGACACGATGCTTAATCAGGCGCTGACCAATCTGATCAAGAACGCCGGTGAAGCGATTGAAAGCCTTGAGAATAAGGGCACGGTTGAAGGACTAAAACCGGAAATCCGAGTCACTTTGAAACTTCGAGATACGGATTGCGTGATCTCAATTGCCGACAATGGCATTGGCCTACCGGAAGATCGCGCGAAACTATTTGAGCCCTATGTCACGACGCGTGACAAAGGCACTGGGTTGGGTCTGCCCATCGTGAAAAAGATCATAGAGGAGCATGGCGGGGCCTTGGCACTGCTCGATGCGCCTGTGTTTGAAGGGAATGCCCATTATGGGGCGATGGCAGAAGTTACTCTGCCGGTAACAAGTGCGGCGATTGCCGAGCGTAAAGACTAA
- a CDS encoding sigma-54 dependent transcriptional regulator, whose protein sequence is MGDILIVDDERDIRELISDILEDEGYTTRLAGTSDEAMNEVTSEKPALMILDIWLKDSNMDGIDILKVVKRDYPDVPVVIISGHGNIEIAVAAIKQGAYDFIEKPFNIDQLLVVIRRAMETSRLRQENHALKRQDGKATTMIGQSASHKALVSQLDKVTKSNGRVMLCGPAGSGKEVAARYIHANSNRASAPFVTVNCAGVEPERMEEVLFGRESAERGVEQGLLEKANGGVVYFDEVADMPLGTQSKILRVLVDQSFTRVGGSDSQKVDLRVISSTSKDLAAEIAAERFRQELFHRLNVVPIAVPSLEERREDIPGLAEHFIAEFNDTQGLPLRKLTDEAVALMQTMTWPGNVRQLKNLIERVLILGDGNGDIDAKELPGNEGPAEEEGRVVLSGALATLPLREAREAFEREYLLTQINRFGGNISRTATFVGMERSALHRKLKSLGVVTSNKAGNRVASVDQVE, encoded by the coding sequence ATGGGCGATATTCTTATCGTGGATGATGAAAGGGACATTCGGGAGCTGATTTCCGATATTCTTGAAGACGAAGGCTATACAACGCGTCTCGCTGGTACCAGCGATGAAGCGATGAACGAGGTGACCTCTGAAAAGCCGGCGTTGATGATCCTGGATATCTGGCTGAAAGACAGCAACATGGATGGGATCGACATCCTGAAGGTTGTGAAGCGGGATTATCCGGATGTGCCGGTGGTGATTATCTCAGGTCACGGTAACATCGAAATTGCGGTGGCTGCGATTAAGCAGGGTGCCTATGACTTTATTGAGAAGCCGTTCAACATTGATCAGCTGCTTGTCGTGATCCGCCGCGCGATGGAAACCAGCCGTTTGCGGCAGGAAAACCATGCTTTGAAACGCCAGGACGGCAAGGCGACCACGATGATTGGTCAAAGTGCCTCCCATAAGGCTCTGGTGTCACAGCTTGACAAAGTCACCAAATCCAATGGCCGTGTGATGCTTTGCGGACCCGCTGGGTCCGGCAAGGAAGTCGCGGCGCGCTATATCCATGCAAATTCCAACCGTGCGAGTGCCCCCTTCGTCACAGTGAATTGCGCAGGCGTGGAGCCAGAGCGGATGGAAGAGGTGCTCTTTGGTCGTGAAAGCGCTGAACGTGGTGTTGAGCAGGGATTGTTGGAGAAGGCGAACGGCGGTGTGGTCTATTTTGACGAAGTCGCCGATATGCCGCTTGGCACTCAATCCAAAATCCTGCGCGTGCTCGTGGATCAAAGTTTCACCCGTGTGGGCGGCAGTGACTCACAAAAGGTCGATCTGCGGGTGATTTCCTCGACCAGCAAGGATCTGGCGGCCGAAATTGCTGCAGAACGCTTCCGTCAGGAGCTGTTTCATCGTCTGAACGTAGTGCCAATCGCTGTGCCATCCTTAGAGGAACGGCGCGAAGACATTCCGGGGCTAGCAGAGCATTTCATTGCGGAATTCAATGACACGCAGGGGCTTCCGCTGCGCAAACTCACCGATGAAGCGGTCGCCTTGATGCAGACCATGACCTGGCCGGGCAACGTTCGACAGCTGAAAAACCTGATTGAACGCGTGCTGATCCTTGGGGATGGCAACGGCGATATCGACGCAAAAGAGCTGCCGGGCAACGAAGGCCCAGCAGAAGAAGAGGGTCGGGTGGTCCTATCAGGTGCATTGGCCACATTGCCTCTGCGTGAAGCAAGAGAAGCCTTTGAACGGGAATATCTGCTGACCCAGATCAACCGGTTTGGCGGCAACATCAGCCGAACGGCGACTTTTGTGGGCATGGAGCGTTCTGCGCTGCACCGTAAGCTTAAATCGCTTGGTGTTGTAACCTCTAACAAGGCAGGCAACCGTGTCGCCAGTGTGGATCAGGTTGAATAA